From the Terriglobales bacterium genome, the window GGCGGTGGAGCTGGCGCAGAAGATCTTCGGCTCGCTCTCGGGGCAGAAGGTCTTCCTGGTGGGCGCGGGCAAGATGAGCGAGCTGGCGGCGCGCCACCTGCTGGCCCATGGCGCCGGCTCCATCTTCGTGGTCAACCGCACTCCCGAGCGCGCCCGCCAACTGGCCGACAAGTTCCACGGCGCCACCTTCCCCTACCAGGAACTCTACGACCACGTGGACCAGGCCGACATCGTGATCACCTCGACGGGCGCGCCGCACGCCATCTTCCGCCGGGAGCACGGCGAGTTGTTCATGAGCCGGCGCAAGAACCGCCCCATGTTCTTCATCGACATCGCCGTCCCCCGCGACGTGGACCCGGAGATGAACAAGGTGGACGGCGTCTTCCTCTACGACATCGACGACCTGCAGCAGGTGGTGTCGTCGCACGTGGCCGACCGCCGCCGCGAGGCCGAGCGCGCCCAGGCCATCGTGGACGGCGAGGTCGAGCGCTTCGCCGCCCGCGCCCAGACGCTGAGCGTGGTGCCCACCATCGTGTCGCTCCAGGAGCAGCTCGAATTGGTGCGCCAGGCCGAGATCGACCGGGTGCGCGGCCGCCTGGGCGCCCTCACCCCGGAACAGGAGATGGCCATCGAGGCCATGACCCGCGGCATCGTGAACAAGGTGCTGCACACTCCCATCACCACCCTGAAGAGCGCCGCCCGCGAACCCGAGGCCACCAGCGTCATCGAACTCATCCGCCGCCTCTTCAATCTCGACGACGCCGGGAAGAAGGGAAGCGGCGAGTGATGGCCCGTCTGCGCATCGGCTCGCGCGGCTCCCAGCTCGCCCTCTGGCAGGCGAACCATATCGCTGGGCTGCTGCGCCAGCGCGGGCATGAGGTCGAGATCCAGATCATCAAGACCACCGGCGACAAGATCACCGAGGTGGCGCTCTCCCAGGTCGGCACCAAAGGGATGTTCACCAAGGAGATCGAAGAGGCGCTGGCCGAAGGCAAGGTGGACCTGGCCGTGCATAGCCTGAAGGACCTGCCCACGGAACTGCCCGCCGGCTTCCGCCTGGCCGCCATCCCGCGGCGCGAGAACCCGCAAGACGCGCTGCTCTCGGTGAAGTTCGAGCGCCTGGCCGACCTTCCCCAGGGCGCGCGCGTGGGCACCAGCAGCCTGCGCCGCCAGGCCCAGCTCAAGGGCGTCCGCCCCGACCTGGAGGTCCTCTCTCTGCGCGGCAACGTCGACACGCGCCTGCGCAAGCTACAGGCGGGCGACTTCGACGCCATCGTGCTGGCCGCCGCCGGACTCAACCGCCTGGACCGCACCGAGATGGTCCGCGAGCTGATCCCCATCGGGACCATGTGCCCGGCGGCGGGGCAGGGCGCGCTCGGCATCGAGGCGCGCGCTGGCGATGCGGCTACCCTGGAAGCGCTGCGCTTTCTGGACGACGCGGACGCCCGGGCGGCCACCCTCTGCGAGCGCGCCCTGCTCAACGCCCTGGGGGGAGGCTGCCAGGTGCCCATCGGGGCGCACGCTGAGCGCGCGGGAAAACAACTGCAGCTCACGGCCGTGGTGGCGCGCCCGGATGGCTCCAAGCTGCTGCGCGAGTCCCGCTTGGGCGACGACCCGGAGAATCTGGGCATCGAGGTCGGCCGCACCCTGCTCGAGCGCGGCGCCGACCAGATCCTGAAGGAAGTCTACGGCGCCGCCGCCGTGGTGCCGCA encodes:
- the hemA gene encoding glutamyl-tRNA reductase, translating into MNFFLIGVNHNSAPVEVRERLAIPEDRLGEANRRLLAYPGVEEAMVLSTCNRVELLAHARNGSTDLRGFLGQYFAVEPADFDKYLYEYREREVVRHIFRVASSLDSMVVGEPQILGQIKEAFALARAAGAAGGRLDALLTRAFAVAKRVRSETAIGSSAVSVASVAVELAQKIFGSLSGQKVFLVGAGKMSELAARHLLAHGAGSIFVVNRTPERARQLADKFHGATFPYQELYDHVDQADIVITSTGAPHAIFRREHGELFMSRRKNRPMFFIDIAVPRDVDPEMNKVDGVFLYDIDDLQQVVSSHVADRRREAERAQAIVDGEVERFAARAQTLSVVPTIVSLQEQLELVRQAEIDRVRGRLGALTPEQEMAIEAMTRGIVNKVLHTPITTLKSAAREPEATSVIELIRRLFNLDDAGKKGSGE
- the hemC gene encoding hydroxymethylbilane synthase translates to MARLRIGSRGSQLALWQANHIAGLLRQRGHEVEIQIIKTTGDKITEVALSQVGTKGMFTKEIEEALAEGKVDLAVHSLKDLPTELPAGFRLAAIPRRENPQDALLSVKFERLADLPQGARVGTSSLRRQAQLKGVRPDLEVLSLRGNVDTRLRKLQAGDFDAIVLAAAGLNRLDRTEMVRELIPIGTMCPAAGQGALGIEARAGDAATLEALRFLDDADARAATLCERALLNALGGGCQVPIGAHAERAGKQLQLTAVVARPDGSKLLRESRLGDDPENLGIEVGRTLLERGADQILKEVYGAAAVVPQQP